The Methanophagales archaeon DNA segment TTCGCTGCCACTGATATCACACCCTTACCACCAAGGCTCATTATCGGGAGCGTGAGGAAGTCATCACCTGCGACCACAGTGAAGTCCAGACCACGCTCCTTCGCTAACTTTATAATCGCACCCACCTGTTTTAAATTACCCGAAGCTTCTTTCACTCCCTTTACACTCTCGACTTCTGCCGCTATCTCCACCATCGTCTCTGCACTCATGTTCAACCCGGTTCTGGAGGGTATGTTATAAAGAATCAGAGGTATATCAGCGGAATCGCCGATCTGTCTGAAATGTTCCTTTAAACCCCTAACATTCGGCTTGTTGTAATAAGGTGTAATAAGTAAGCAAGCCTCAGCACCTGCGTCTGCTGCATATCGCGTCAGCTCAACAGCCTCCCTTGTGTTGTTAGAGCCTGTACCTGCTATCACAGGTACCTTCGCATTTGCCACTACTATATCTATAACACGCTTATGCTCCTCGTGTGAAAGCGTTGCAGACTCCCCTGTCGTGCCACAGGGCACTATTCCAGCAACCCCCCCTTCCTCAACATACTCCACCATCCGCTTCAAACCTGCTGCATCTACTTCATCATCCTTCGTAAAAGGCGTTATAAGCGCCGG contains these protein-coding regions:
- a CDS encoding 4-hydroxy-tetrahydrodipicolinate synthase, with product MLKMQGVYPALITPFTKDDEVDAAGLKRMVEYVEEGGVAGIVPCGTTGESATLSHEEHKRVIDIVVANAKVPVIAGTGSNNTREAVELTRYAADAGAEACLLITPYYNKPNVRGLKEHFRQIGDSADIPLILYNIPSRTGLNMSAETMVEIAAEVESVKGVKEASGNLKQVGAIIKLAKERGLDFTVVAGDDFLTLPIMSLGGKGVISVAANIAPQPMCEMVNAMLSGDIEKAKEINLRLFPLFEAMFLETNPIPVKRTAELMGLPAGHVRLPLGELSEENEHKLRQVLRELDMI